One part of the Algibacter sp. L1A34 genome encodes these proteins:
- a CDS encoding HAD-IIB family hydrolase, translating into MEKPNVKNQHDIKLLSFDIDNTLIDFNTHKSNFRKIWKTYKPDQGVLLAYNTGRLIDDVIHLIQKGTLPEPDYIISGVGTHIYDYNKKCIVKEFNDVLDDGWDLKLVEDIIQNIDGPINEQPSKYQHAYKRSYYFHNASEDVIAEIENTFIKANMDINVVYSQEQYLDILPKWANKGNALQWLLRKLNLTPSNALVAGDSGNDSAMFDMEDIKGIVVANAHEELYKYTKYRQVYHAEKDCGDGVVEGLVYYGILPAEAIVEINADHTDDYVIQQELINIASEDDQEKLDLILEGYEKAIIALKKNITPLGFSACSIKDNVTNGTDENYHSVWARDGAITVIGSLSLVDDEEIHKCQRQTLVTLIENSSRNGQIPSNVRLKDNQPDYSGVGGICSIDSGIWVVIAFYEYVNVTKDIKFLRKYISDIKETMRWLGAHDSNNDALLEIPEAGDWTDLFGGSYNILYDEILWYRSNVCFGRMLEMLGDYDEAGEYIRWSQVIKKEILQNFWPSTQQKLFQSVSFAERQFTLGDTPYLIQQTTPFDFSWRCDVFGNVLAFLFGTVDAEKAHQTFKFMLGVGVNDPFPVSNVYPVVTPGDPDWKPYYTVNLLNLPNHYHNGGIWPFVGGFWVKFIGKLGFRDMAISELHKLALINKEGLNDEWEFNEWAHGITGKAMGKAYQAWSAAQYISACNDLKIINK; encoded by the coding sequence ATGGAAAAACCTAATGTTAAAAATCAACATGATATAAAACTATTATCCTTTGATATAGATAACACACTTATTGATTTTAATACTCATAAAAGTAACTTTCGTAAAATATGGAAAACCTATAAGCCAGATCAGGGTGTTCTTCTTGCATATAATACGGGGCGTTTAATTGATGATGTTATTCATTTAATTCAAAAAGGGACCTTGCCAGAGCCAGATTATATTATTTCTGGAGTAGGAACACATATTTATGATTATAATAAAAAATGTATTGTTAAAGAGTTTAACGATGTTTTAGATGATGGTTGGGATTTAAAATTGGTGGAAGATATCATTCAAAATATCGATGGTCCAATAAACGAACAGCCAAGTAAATATCAGCATGCATACAAGCGAAGTTATTATTTCCACAACGCTTCAGAAGATGTTATAGCAGAAATAGAAAATACTTTTATTAAAGCTAATATGGATATTAATGTGGTGTATTCTCAAGAACAATATCTAGATATTCTTCCTAAATGGGCCAATAAGGGTAACGCTTTGCAATGGTTGTTAAGAAAACTGAATTTAACACCTTCAAATGCTTTAGTTGCCGGCGATAGTGGAAATGATTCTGCGATGTTCGATATGGAAGATATTAAAGGGATTGTTGTAGCTAATGCTCACGAAGAGCTTTATAAATATACGAAATACAGACAGGTTTATCATGCTGAAAAAGATTGTGGAGATGGTGTTGTTGAAGGGTTAGTGTATTATGGTATTTTACCAGCAGAAGCCATTGTAGAAATTAATGCAGACCATACAGATGATTACGTTATTCAACAAGAATTAATTAATATAGCTTCAGAAGATGATCAGGAAAAATTAGATTTAATACTTGAAGGCTATGAAAAAGCTATTATTGCTTTAAAAAAGAATATTACGCCACTTGGTTTTTCGGCTTGTTCAATTAAAGATAATGTTACTAATGGTACCGATGAAAATTACCACAGCGTTTGGGCTAGGGATGGAGCCATTACGGTTATAGGTTCTTTGTCGTTAGTAGATGATGAAGAAATACATAAATGCCAACGGCAGACTTTAGTAACATTAATAGAAAATAGTTCTAGAAACGGACAAATTCCTTCTAATGTACGGCTAAAAGACAATCAACCAGATTATTCTGGAGTAGGTGGTATTTGCTCTATAGATAGTGGTATATGGGTTGTAATTGCATTTTACGAATATGTAAACGTTACAAAGGATATTAAATTTTTACGAAAATATATTTCGGATATTAAAGAGACTATGCGTTGGCTTGGCGCTCACGATAGTAATAATGATGCCTTATTAGAAATACCCGAGGCTGGAGACTGGACAGATTTGTTTGGAGGAAGTTATAATATTTTATACGATGAAATTCTCTGGTACCGTTCTAATGTATGCTTTGGTAGAATGTTAGAAATGTTAGGCGATTATGATGAAGCAGGCGAATATATTCGATGGTCGCAAGTTATAAAAAAGGAAATATTACAGAATTTTTGGCCATCTACGCAGCAAAAATTATTTCAATCAGTATCGTTTGCAGAGCGTCAGTTTACACTAGGCGATACCCCTTATTTAATTCAACAAACTACACCTTTCGATTTTAGTTGGCGTTGCGATGTCTTCGGAAACGTGCTCGCCTTTTTGTTTGGTACAGTCGATGCTGAAAAAGCACATCAAACCTTTAAATTTATGCTAGGAGTTGGGGTCAACGATCCTTTTCCTGTATCTAACGTTTATCCGGTAGTAACGCCAGGAGATCCAGATTGGAAACCATATTACACCGTTAATTTATTGAATTTGCCAAACCATTATCACAATGGTGGTATATGGCCTTTTGTAGGCGGATTTTGGGTAAAATTTATTGGTAAACTTGGTTTTAGAGACATGGCTATTTCCGAATTGCATAAACTAGCCTTAATTAATAAGGAAGGTTTAAATGATGAATGGGAATTTAATGAATGGGCGCATGGTATAACAGGAAAAGCAATGGGGAAAGCATATCAAGCTTGGTCTGCTGCTCAATATATATCTGCTTGTAATGATTTAAAAATAATTAATAAATAA
- a CDS encoding M20/M25/M40 family metallo-hydrolase has protein sequence MVLSSVVLVAQTDQEVLKTIYKQSLTNGQSYNWLNHLSNQIGSRLSGSLGAERAVAYTKEELDKLGLDKVWLQPVMVPRWVRGAKEYAFVETEPGKTNTVNICALGGSVATPGLGLKANIVEVKNFEELEALGKSQVEGKIVFYNRPMQADLISTFEAYGGCVNQRYKGAVEAAKYGAIAVIVRSMNLRQDDFPHTGSMTYGDLPVDERIPSAAISTNDANLLSTMLQLNKNIKFYFKQSCKQLKDVQSYNVIGQITGSEFPNEYMVVGGHLDSWDLGDGSHDDGAGVVQSMDVLRLLKESGITPKRSIRVVLFMNEENGLRGGKKYAEVAKQKNENHVFALESDSGGFTPRGFSFDCTDASFSQVLSWEPLFKPYLIHYFEKGGSGADVGPLKTETNVLAGLRPDSQRYFDHHHASNDTFDAINKRELELGAATMTSLVYLFDKYGINPINTSKVIKR, from the coding sequence ATGGTCTTAAGTTCTGTTGTACTAGTTGCCCAAACCGATCAAGAAGTACTTAAAACCATCTACAAACAATCCTTAACAAATGGGCAAAGTTACAATTGGTTAAACCACTTGTCCAATCAAATTGGTAGTCGTTTATCTGGATCATTAGGAGCAGAAAGAGCGGTTGCTTATACAAAAGAAGAACTCGATAAATTAGGTTTAGATAAAGTTTGGTTGCAACCTGTAATGGTGCCACGTTGGGTGCGCGGAGCAAAAGAATATGCCTTTGTAGAGACAGAACCGGGTAAAACTAATACCGTGAATATATGTGCTTTGGGAGGTTCGGTTGCTACACCTGGTTTAGGATTGAAAGCTAATATAGTCGAGGTTAAAAATTTTGAAGAATTAGAAGCTTTGGGGAAATCTCAAGTTGAAGGAAAAATTGTGTTTTATAATCGCCCAATGCAGGCCGATTTAATTAGCACCTTCGAAGCTTATGGTGGTTGTGTAAATCAGCGATATAAAGGCGCAGTTGAAGCTGCTAAATATGGAGCAATTGCTGTAATTGTACGTTCTATGAATTTAAGACAAGACGATTTTCCACACACAGGAAGCATGACTTATGGGGATTTACCAGTTGATGAACGTATTCCATCGGCAGCCATTAGTACTAACGATGCCAATTTATTGAGTACCATGTTACAACTTAATAAAAATATAAAATTCTATTTTAAGCAAAGTTGTAAACAGTTAAAAGATGTACAATCTTATAACGTTATCGGACAAATTACTGGTAGTGAATTTCCAAATGAATATATGGTAGTTGGTGGGCATTTAGATTCTTGGGATTTAGGTGATGGTTCTCATGATGATGGAGCAGGAGTTGTACAGTCTATGGATGTTTTAAGATTGTTAAAAGAATCTGGTATAACACCAAAACGTAGTATTAGAGTCGTTCTTTTTATGAATGAAGAGAATGGTTTACGTGGCGGAAAAAAATATGCAGAAGTTGCTAAACAAAAAAATGAAAACCATGTATTTGCTTTAGAAAGTGATTCTGGTGGCTTTACACCAAGAGGTTTTAGTTTTGATTGTACCGATGCTAGTTTTAGTCAAGTTTTAAGTTGGGAGCCCTTATTTAAACCTTACTTAATTCATTATTTTGAAAAGGGTGGAAGTGGAGCAGATGTTGGTCCATTAAAAACGGAAACCAATGTCTTAGCAGGTTTACGCCCAGATTCTCAACGTTATTTCGATCATCATCACGCAAGTAATGATACCTTCGATGCTATTAACAAGCGTGAGTTAGAATTAGGAGCAGCAACTATGACGTCTTTGGTTTACTTATTTGACAAATATGGAATTAACCCAATAAATACTTCTAAAGTTATTAAGAGATAA
- a CDS encoding glycosyltransferase, producing MKSILMISLHGYVGANPELGKPDTGGQVVYVLELAERFSRLGKRVDLVTRQFEDQPEYDDVHENYSVWRIPFGGKKFIRKEDMHDHLKGFVTNTLAAIKKENKKYDVVYSHYWDAGWAGQKIAEELGISHVHTPHSLGWWKQHSMGSDMDEAEMEKTYRFKERIRKEYFVYQMCNHIVATTLPQVDLLTQQYDVLSKNCTMIPPGIDENRFYPVPSKENDKIRAKYDIQPTDILALGRMAHNKGYDLLIKALPTVFELCPEARLVAAIGGDQSEQDDKGVAGLKKLAKELGVLDRITWKNYIADEDLANVYRAANIFVMPSRYEPFGMVAIEAMACGTPSVVTVHGGLYDLIDFGNQALFADPHRPTEFGAMMAMPLLYPKMRNELSVEGARFARRNFGWTGIAKRMLQVFTSSINQNTMESNLFY from the coding sequence ATGAAATCAATATTAATGATCTCTTTACATGGCTATGTAGGAGCGAATCCGGAATTAGGTAAACCAGATACAGGAGGACAAGTAGTTTATGTTTTAGAACTTGCAGAACGATTTAGTAGATTAGGTAAACGAGTGGATTTAGTAACACGACAGTTTGAAGATCAGCCAGAGTACGACGATGTTCACGAAAATTATAGTGTATGGCGTATTCCTTTTGGAGGCAAAAAATTCATCAGGAAAGAAGATATGCACGACCATCTAAAGGGTTTTGTTACTAATACTTTAGCCGCAATAAAAAAAGAGAATAAGAAATATGATGTGGTTTACTCGCATTATTGGGATGCTGGTTGGGCAGGTCAAAAAATAGCTGAGGAACTTGGTATATCGCATGTTCATACACCACATTCTTTAGGTTGGTGGAAGCAACACAGTATGGGGAGTGATATGGATGAAGCGGAAATGGAAAAAACGTATCGTTTTAAAGAACGTATTAGAAAGGAGTACTTCGTGTATCAAATGTGTAACCATATTGTGGCTACAACGCTACCACAAGTAGATTTATTGACTCAACAATACGATGTGCTTTCTAAGAACTGTACTATGATTCCGCCTGGCATTGATGAAAATCGGTTTTATCCAGTTCCATCAAAAGAGAATGATAAAATTAGAGCTAAATACGATATACAACCTACAGATATTCTTGCTTTAGGTAGAATGGCACACAATAAAGGCTACGATTTATTGATTAAAGCACTTCCTACGGTTTTTGAACTTTGTCCGGAAGCTCGATTAGTTGCAGCCATTGGTGGCGACCAGTCTGAGCAAGATGATAAAGGGGTTGCAGGTTTAAAAAAATTAGCCAAGGAATTAGGGGTTTTAGATAGAATAACATGGAAAAATTATATAGCCGATGAAGATTTAGCCAACGTTTATCGAGCGGCTAATATTTTTGTGATGCCTTCACGTTATGAACCTTTTGGTATGGTAGCAATCGAGGCTATGGCTTGTGGAACACCAAGTGTAGTTACTGTACATGGCGGATTGTACGATTTAATAGATTTTGGAAATCAAGCATTATTTGCAGACCCACATAGACCTACGGAATTTGGAGCTATGATGGCTATGCCTTTACTGTATCCTAAAATGCGTAATGAATTATCTGTGGAAGGCGCACGTTTTGCTAGACGTAATTTTGGTTGGACAGGTATTGCAAAGCGTATGTTACAAGTATTTACAAGTTCTATTAATCAAAATACCATGGAATCTAATCTGTTTTATTAA
- a CDS encoding magnesium chelatase — MKTENIKTLGELKKSGYKSKSIKDELRDNLIVKIKNKETTFEGVHGYENTVIPELERAILSRHNINLLGLRGQAKTRLARLMLNLLDEYIPFVSGSEINDDPLQPISRFAVELIKEKGDDTPISWLHRSDRFAEKLATPDVTVADIIGDVDPIKAANLKLSYADDRVIHYGMIPRANRCIFVINELPDLQARIQVALFNILQEGDIQIRGFKLRLPLDIQFLFTANPEDYTNRGSIVTPLKDRIGSQILTHYPEDIETARRITEQESNLVEGQKSAVKVPNFAKDLLEQIVFEARESEYIDAKSGVSARLSITAFENLLSTAERRALICGDDSTTVRLSDFSGIIPSITGKVELVYEGEQEGAAAVAYNLIGEAVKSMFEEFFPKIGKLQKQDEEGPYDDIVSWFFNEKEGFELLDDLKNKEYTAMLDAISPLDDLLGEYQPNLKKEDTYFMKEFVLWALVEFKLLSKQRFSEGTQFKDPYGSFISGI, encoded by the coding sequence ATGAAAACAGAAAATATAAAAACTTTAGGGGAACTTAAAAAGTCGGGTTACAAAAGTAAATCTATAAAAGACGAATTAAGAGATAACTTAATAGTGAAAATAAAAAATAAGGAAACCACTTTTGAAGGCGTACATGGGTATGAAAACACTGTGATTCCTGAGTTAGAACGTGCTATTTTATCAAGACATAATATAAATTTATTAGGATTACGCGGACAAGCAAAAACTCGTTTAGCACGTTTAATGCTTAATCTTTTAGATGAATATATCCCGTTTGTATCTGGTTCGGAAATTAATGACGATCCGTTGCAACCTATTTCAAGATTTGCTGTAGAGTTGATAAAGGAAAAAGGAGATGATACACCAATTTCATGGTTACATAGAAGTGATAGATTTGCTGAGAAATTAGCAACACCAGATGTAACAGTAGCTGATATTATTGGAGATGTGGATCCTATAAAAGCAGCAAATTTGAAGTTAAGTTATGCAGACGATCGTGTTATTCATTACGGCATGATTCCGAGAGCAAATCGTTGTATTTTCGTAATTAATGAGTTGCCCGATTTACAAGCAAGAATACAAGTAGCATTGTTTAATATTCTACAAGAGGGCGATATTCAAATTAGAGGTTTTAAGTTGAGGTTGCCTTTAGATATTCAGTTTTTGTTTACAGCAAATCCAGAAGATTACACGAATAGAGGGAGTATTGTAACACCATTAAAAGATAGAATTGGATCTCAAATATTAACGCATTACCCTGAAGATATAGAAACGGCTAGACGTATTACGGAGCAAGAATCTAATTTAGTTGAAGGACAAAAAAGCGCAGTAAAGGTTCCCAATTTTGCAAAAGATTTATTAGAACAAATTGTTTTTGAAGCAAGAGAAAGCGAATACATCGATGCTAAAAGTGGTGTGAGTGCTAGGCTAAGTATTACAGCTTTCGAAAACTTATTAAGCACAGCAGAAAGACGTGCGTTAATTTGTGGTGATGATAGTACAACGGTTCGATTGAGTGATTTTTCAGGTATTATACCATCTATAACTGGTAAAGTAGAATTGGTTTATGAGGGCGAACAAGAAGGTGCCGCTGCGGTTGCTTATAATTTAATTGGAGAAGCTGTGAAAAGTATGTTTGAAGAGTTTTTTCCGAAGATAGGAAAACTTCAAAAACAAGATGAAGAAGGCCCGTATGATGATATTGTATCATGGTTTTTCAATGAAAAAGAAGGCTTCGAATTGTTAGATGATTTAAAAAACAAAGAATATACTGCTATGTTGGATGCTATTTCTCCTTTGGATGATTTATTAGGAGAATATCAACCTAATTTAAAAAAGGAAGACACGTATTTTATGAAAGAATTTGTGCTTTGGGCATTGGTAGAGTTTAAACTATTAAGCAAACAGCGCTTCTCAGAAGGAACTCAATTTAAAGATCCTTATGGAAGTTTTATAAGTGGTATTTAA
- a CDS encoding M1 family metallopeptidase: protein MFLFSLSLFSQGLTQEKHNFTRQDTLRGSITPEREWWDLTYYHLDIKVNPDDKFISGKNTIQYKVLKTDSVMQIDLQSPLKITKVIQDNVELTVKHDGNAHFIKLKENQPLNAVKSLDVYYEGNPKEAVNAPWDGGISWKKDNNGNPFIASSCQGLGASVWWPCKDHMYDEVDSMLISVNVPKDLMNVSNGRLRLVERIGDTKTYSWFVKNPINNYGVNINIGDYTHFSEVYDGQGGNIDMDYYVLKDNLEKAKEQFKDAPKMMKAFEHWFGQYPFYVDGYKLVEAPYLGMEHQSSVTYGNKFQNGYLGRDLSGTGWGLKFDFIIIHESGHEWFANNITNKDIADMWIHESFTAYSESLFLDYYYGKQAASEYVIGTRKSIKNDRPIIGVYNVNNEGSGDMYYKGANMLHTLRQLIEDDEKWRQILRKMNITFYHQTVTTKQIEDYLSEETGIDLTAFFNQYLRSVKTPTLEYSIDKKVLKYRWINIVEGFDMPVQVLIDDVESWIQPTSEWNTLELNSKPSTFEIDPDFYIEAHKL, encoded by the coding sequence ATGTTTCTATTTTCTTTATCGTTATTCTCGCAAGGTTTAACGCAAGAAAAGCACAACTTTACAAGACAAGATACGCTGCGCGGAAGTATAACTCCAGAGCGAGAATGGTGGGATTTAACGTATTATCATTTGGATATAAAAGTAAACCCTGATGATAAATTTATTTCAGGTAAAAACACCATTCAATATAAAGTATTGAAAACAGATTCTGTAATGCAAATCGATTTGCAATCGCCTTTAAAAATAACTAAAGTTATTCAAGATAATGTAGAGCTTACTGTTAAACATGACGGAAATGCCCACTTTATAAAACTTAAAGAAAACCAACCATTAAATGCTGTAAAAAGCCTAGATGTGTATTATGAAGGTAATCCAAAAGAAGCTGTTAACGCACCATGGGATGGCGGTATTTCTTGGAAAAAAGACAATAACGGCAATCCCTTTATTGCATCCTCTTGTCAAGGTTTAGGAGCCAGTGTTTGGTGGCCATGTAAAGACCATATGTACGACGAAGTAGATAGTATGCTTATTAGTGTTAACGTACCGAAAGATTTAATGAATGTTTCTAACGGAAGGTTACGACTTGTAGAGCGAATTGGTGATACCAAAACTTATAGTTGGTTTGTAAAAAACCCAATAAATAATTATGGTGTAAATATAAACATTGGCGATTATACTCATTTTTCTGAAGTTTATGATGGACAAGGTGGCAATATAGATATGGATTATTATGTTTTAAAGGACAATCTAGAAAAAGCTAAAGAACAATTTAAGGATGCTCCAAAAATGATGAAAGCCTTTGAGCATTGGTTTGGTCAATACCCATTTTATGTTGATGGTTATAAACTTGTAGAGGCGCCGTATTTAGGTATGGAACATCAAAGTTCGGTAACTTATGGTAATAAATTTCAAAACGGTTATTTAGGTCGTGATTTATCTGGAACAGGCTGGGGTTTAAAATTCGATTTTATCATTATTCACGAATCTGGGCACGAATGGTTTGCTAATAATATAACCAACAAAGATATTGCCGATATGTGGATCCATGAGAGTTTTACAGCATATTCTGAAAGTTTATTTTTAGATTATTACTATGGCAAACAAGCTGCATCGGAATATGTAATTGGCACAAGAAAAAGTATTAAAAACGATCGCCCAATTATTGGAGTATACAACGTAAACAATGAAGGTTCTGGCGATATGTATTACAAAGGCGCCAATATGTTACACACCTTGCGCCAACTTATTGAAGATGACGAGAAATGGCGACAAATACTTCGTAAAATGAATATTACCTTTTATCACCAAACGGTAACGACGAAGCAAATTGAAGATTATTTATCTGAAGAAACAGGCATCGACTTAACTGCATTTTTTAATCAATATTTAAGATCTGTAAAAACCCCTACTTTAGAATATTCTATTGACAAGAAAGTATTAAAATACAGATGGATAAATATTGTTGAAGGATTTGATATGCCTGTACAGGTTTTAATAGATGATGTAGAATCTTGGATACAACCTACTTCTGAATGGAACACTTTAGAATTAAATTCGAAACCCTCTACTTTTGAAATAGATCCCGATTTTTATATTGAAGCCCATAAATTATAA
- a CDS encoding vWA domain-containing protein: MNKNTSRKGFIFKTYEAPYQSPFDKLFDIFKELITHTSGDFDEAIDWLRELDKEYTLTTAEYTIDDFIEDLKKKGYIKEEIDPDGNGGMAITAKTERAIRQQALDQIFGNIKRSGQGNHKSKGQGIGDEHTGDFRNYQFGDALDKVSMTESLKNAQINHGISEFRLSEDDLVVEETLHKAQMSTVLMIDISHSMILYGEDRITPAKKVAMALAELITTRYPKDTLDILVFGNDAWQIEIKDLPYLKVGPYHTNTVAGLQLAMDLLRRKRNTNKQIFMITDGKPSCLRLPDGQYYKNSNGLDSHIVNKCYAMAQQARRLHIPITTFMIAQDNYLMQFVQEFTKANQGKAFYTGLKGLGEMIFEDYETNRKKRIKG, encoded by the coding sequence ATGAATAAAAATACATCAAGAAAAGGTTTCATTTTTAAAACTTACGAAGCACCTTATCAATCTCCTTTCGATAAGTTATTCGATATCTTTAAAGAATTAATTACACATACTTCTGGCGATTTCGACGAAGCCATAGATTGGTTGCGCGAATTAGACAAGGAATATACCTTAACCACTGCAGAATATACTATCGACGATTTTATTGAAGATCTTAAAAAGAAAGGTTATATAAAAGAAGAAATAGATCCAGATGGTAATGGCGGAATGGCTATTACGGCAAAAACCGAGCGTGCTATTAGGCAACAAGCGTTAGATCAAATTTTTGGAAACATTAAGCGTAGCGGGCAAGGTAACCATAAAAGTAAAGGCCAAGGCATCGGAGACGAGCATACCGGAGATTTTAGAAACTATCAATTTGGTGATGCTTTAGATAAAGTGTCTATGACGGAGAGTTTGAAGAATGCACAAATAAATCATGGTATTTCAGAATTTAGATTATCTGAAGATGATTTGGTTGTGGAAGAAACCTTGCATAAAGCTCAAATGAGTACAGTGTTAATGATAGATATTAGCCATAGTATGATTTTGTATGGTGAAGACAGAATTACGCCTGCAAAAAAAGTAGCCATGGCTTTAGCCGAATTAATTACAACACGATATCCAAAAGATACGCTCGATATTTTAGTGTTTGGAAATGATGCTTGGCAAATAGAAATTAAAGACCTTCCATATTTAAAAGTAGGGCCATACCATACAAATACGGTAGCTGGTTTGCAGTTGGCAATGGATTTACTCCGAAGAAAAAGAAATACCAATAAACAAATTTTTATGATTACCGATGGAAAGCCAAGTTGTTTGCGTTTGCCAGACGGCCAATATTATAAAAATAGTAATGGTTTAGATTCGCATATTGTTAATAAATGTTATGCTATGGCACAGCAAGCAAGACGATTGCATATTCCTATTACCACGTTTATGATTGCTCAGGATAATTATTTAATGCAGTTTGTGCAGGAATTCACTAAAGCGAACCAAGGGAAAGCATTTTATACGGGTTTAAAAGGATTAGGAGAAATGATTTTCGAAGATTACGAAACTAATAGAAAAAAGAGAATTAAAGGATAA
- a CDS encoding PPK2 family polyphosphate kinase, translating to MKNIKIDKYKVTSNITLKNSETKFIIKDAKSELKTIRKKLGDWQNIMYAHDKHAVLVCLQGMDTSGKDSLVREVFKEFNVRGIECHSFKVPTDLERGHDYLWRHYLVLPQRGKFGVFNRTHYENVLVTRVHPEYIMGENLPDINSVADIDEAFWEKRFEQINNFEKHLVDNGTIIFKFFLNLSKEEQKSRLLRRLDKPEKNWKFSPDDLKERKLWDKYQDCYEDAINRTSKPHAPWYTIPADDKPTARLLVAKILHDTLIKYTDISEPKLNNKILENLDDYIEQLNNE from the coding sequence ATGAAAAATATTAAAATAGATAAGTATAAAGTAACGTCTAATATTACCTTAAAAAACTCAGAAACAAAGTTTATTATCAAAGATGCTAAAAGTGAATTAAAAACCATTCGTAAAAAACTAGGGGACTGGCAAAATATCATGTATGCCCACGATAAACATGCCGTTTTAGTGTGTTTGCAGGGTATGGATACATCGGGAAAAGATAGTTTGGTGCGTGAGGTTTTTAAGGAATTTAATGTGCGTGGTATTGAATGCCATAGTTTTAAAGTGCCAACAGATTTAGAGCGCGGACACGACTATTTATGGCGTCATTATCTAGTACTTCCACAACGTGGTAAGTTTGGCGTTTTTAACCGCACACATTATGAAAACGTACTGGTTACCAGAGTGCACCCAGAATATATTATGGGAGAAAACCTTCCAGATATTAATTCGGTAGCCGATATAGACGAAGCTTTTTGGGAAAAGCGTTTCGAGCAAATTAATAACTTCGAAAAGCATCTAGTAGATAATGGAACAATTATTTTTAAGTTCTTTTTAAACCTATCTAAAGAAGAGCAGAAAAGCCGATTATTACGTCGCTTAGACAAGCCAGAAAAAAACTGGAAATTTTCTCCAGACGATCTTAAGGAACGTAAACTTTGGGATAAATATCAAGATTGTTATGAAGATGCCATAAATAGAACATCAAAACCTCATGCGCCTTGGTATACTATTCCAGCAGACGATAAACCAACAGCTCGACTGTTAGTTGCAAAAATTTTACACGATACCTTAATTAAATACACCGATATTTCGGAGCCAAAATTAAATAATAAAATTTTAGAAAATTTAGACGATTATATAGAGCAGCTTAATAATGAGTAA
- a CDS encoding YdeI/OmpD-associated family protein has protein sequence MVGIDSTVKSLGNGKRRQYYSPRNKKSVWSALNKKYIKTLTEEGLIHQSGLEIIKIGKQNGSWTALNPVEKGIIPEALKKAFDENPEAFKNYKNFAPSYKKHYLFWLHSAKRDATKTKRITEIIRLCANNIKSRDTW, from the coding sequence ATGGTTGGGATAGACTCTACAGTAAAAAGTTTGGGCAACGGAAAGCGACGACAATATTATTCTCCAAGAAACAAAAAAAGTGTTTGGAGTGCTTTAAATAAAAAATACATTAAAACCCTTACAGAAGAAGGCTTAATACACCAATCAGGACTAGAAATTATTAAAATTGGTAAACAAAACGGTAGCTGGACGGCACTTAACCCTGTTGAGAAAGGTATTATACCAGAAGCCTTAAAAAAGGCCTTTGATGAAAACCCCGAAGCTTTTAAAAATTACAAAAACTTTGCTCCTTCATATAAAAAACATTATTTATTTTGGCTGCATAGTGCTAAACGTGATGCTACAAAAACAAAACGCATAACCGAAATTATTCGATTATGCGCTAATAATATTAAAAGTAGAGATACTTGGTAA